A portion of the Bdellovibrionales bacterium genome contains these proteins:
- the lysS gene encoding lysine--tRNA ligase, translated as MSSDDSEDTAATGLEKENPLRAEKRRKLHLLRAKGIDPFPHNFKPTHEAGYICEKFGHFEAGRKEETEEVVIAGRLMTKRDMGKASFFNLKDQSGPIQVYVRVQELCEKDRLAFELIDIGDHVGVTGFVFKTQKGELSVHAKSFTILCKSLEPLPEKLHGVADIEIKYRHRHLDLIMSPESCRVFELRSQIIREIRKFLDGRGFLEVETPVLQPIYGGAAAYPFSTHHRALDMKLFLKISPELYLKRLIVGGLHKVYEISKNFRNEGIDRSHNPEFTMLEYYEAYTDYKDQMTQFEELVATVCENVRGSKRLVYQGKELDFTPPWRRLRVLDGIVEYGGFDPAKLSDEDLFEKIKSLGSDFKDQPRRGEMIMEAFELTVEKHLWQPTFILDFPVEVSPLTKKHRSESGLVERFEPIVAGMELGNAYTELNDPEDQLERLKEQESLRLIDEEAQPMDSDFIHAIDVGMPPTGGVGLGVERLVMILTDQPSIRDIIFFPTMKHK; from the coding sequence ATGAGTTCAGATGACAGCGAGGATACGGCTGCGACCGGACTGGAGAAAGAAAATCCCTTGCGAGCCGAAAAGAGAAGAAAGCTCCATTTGCTTCGCGCAAAAGGGATAGATCCCTTCCCTCATAACTTTAAACCCACTCATGAAGCGGGGTATATTTGTGAGAAATTTGGCCATTTTGAAGCAGGAAGAAAGGAAGAAACAGAAGAAGTCGTGATTGCCGGTCGGCTGATGACCAAGAGAGACATGGGAAAGGCTTCGTTTTTTAATTTGAAGGATCAAAGCGGTCCTATTCAAGTTTATGTGCGGGTTCAGGAATTGTGCGAGAAAGATAGACTGGCCTTTGAGTTAATTGATATTGGCGATCATGTGGGAGTGACAGGCTTTGTATTTAAGACTCAAAAAGGAGAGCTTTCTGTTCACGCGAAGTCATTTACGATTCTTTGTAAATCACTTGAGCCTCTACCTGAAAAGTTGCACGGCGTGGCCGACATTGAGATCAAGTATCGTCATCGCCATTTAGACCTCATTATGAGTCCAGAATCATGTCGAGTTTTTGAATTGCGTTCCCAAATCATTCGGGAAATTCGAAAATTTCTGGATGGGAGAGGATTTTTGGAGGTAGAAACTCCTGTTCTTCAGCCCATTTATGGAGGGGCAGCTGCCTATCCATTTTCAACTCACCATCGCGCTCTCGACATGAAGCTTTTTCTTAAGATCTCTCCTGAACTTTATTTAAAAAGGTTGATCGTCGGGGGGCTTCACAAAGTATACGAAATTTCTAAGAATTTTCGAAATGAGGGGATTGATCGTTCCCACAATCCAGAATTTACAATGTTGGAGTATTACGAAGCTTACACGGACTACAAAGATCAAATGACACAGTTTGAAGAACTTGTCGCGACTGTCTGTGAGAACGTAAGAGGTTCAAAAAGGCTTGTTTACCAAGGTAAGGAATTGGACTTTACCCCGCCCTGGCGCAGGTTGAGAGTTTTGGATGGAATTGTGGAATATGGTGGATTCGATCCCGCCAAGTTGTCAGATGAAGACCTATTTGAAAAGATCAAATCATTGGGTTCAGATTTTAAGGATCAACCACGTCGTGGTGAAATGATTATGGAAGCCTTTGAGTTGACGGTTGAAAAACATCTCTGGCAACCGACCTTTATACTGGATTTTCCTGTCGAGGTCTCCCCATTAACGAAGAAGCATCGATCTGAATCAGGCTTGGTCGAAAGATTTGAGCCCATCGTGGCAGGCATGGAATTGGGAAATGCTTATACAGAGCTCAACGACCCAGAAGATCAACTTGAGCGGCTGAAAGAACAGGAGAGTCTTCGTTTGATAGATGAAGAAGCCCAACCCATGGATTCAGATTTTATTCATGCGATTGATGTGGGAATGCCACCGACAGGGGGAGTTGGGCTTGGAGTTGAACGTCTGGTAATGATATTGACAGATCAACCTAGCATTCGTGACATTATTTTCTTTCCAACCATGAAGCACAAATAG
- a CDS encoding class I fructose-bisphosphate aldolase — MTPRVREILSWYGSENPGVLANMARLLNHGRLGGSGKMVILPVDQGFEHGPARSFAKNPDGYDPAYHMQLAIESGCNAYAAPLGSLEACVRDYAGEIPLILKINNSETLFEVKGSPISALTSSVEDALRLGCSAIGFTIYPGSEKRKAMYEEIAAASRLAKQAGLVVVVWAYARGTDLSKQGETGIDVIAYCAQIAAQLGAHIIKVKPPTSYVEQEAARKVYKEMNIKIETMADRTRHVLDSAFNGKRVVIFSGGEAKSNEELLAEVRGLAQGGAFGSIMGRNAFQRPKNESIQILHKVMDIFAGAAE, encoded by the coding sequence ATGACACCAAGAGTTAGAGAAATTTTGAGTTGGTACGGCAGTGAGAATCCAGGGGTTTTGGCAAATATGGCGAGGCTCTTGAATCACGGCCGTTTGGGAGGATCGGGTAAGATGGTGATTCTTCCCGTCGACCAGGGATTTGAACATGGCCCAGCTCGGAGTTTTGCCAAGAATCCGGATGGCTATGACCCGGCCTATCACATGCAACTCGCCATTGAATCCGGATGCAATGCATATGCAGCGCCACTTGGTTCCCTTGAGGCTTGCGTTCGGGATTATGCGGGAGAGATTCCATTGATATTAAAGATCAACAATTCAGAGACGCTTTTCGAAGTAAAGGGATCTCCTATTTCGGCACTCACTTCTTCCGTAGAGGATGCACTGCGATTGGGCTGCTCGGCGATTGGTTTCACTATTTATCCGGGAAGTGAAAAGCGAAAAGCAATGTATGAAGAAATCGCGGCGGCCTCACGTTTGGCCAAGCAGGCAGGATTGGTTGTGGTTGTTTGGGCCTATGCCCGCGGCACAGACCTTTCTAAACAGGGTGAGACGGGAATTGATGTCATTGCCTACTGTGCTCAAATCGCCGCCCAACTAGGCGCTCATATCATCAAAGTGAAACCTCCAACCTCCTATGTTGAGCAAGAAGCGGCACGCAAGGTTTACAAAGAGATGAATATTAAAATTGAAACAATGGCAGATCGAACTCGCCATGTGCTTGACTCGGCTTTTAACGGAAAGAGAGTTGTGATCTTTAGCGGAGGTGAGGCAAAATCTAACGAAGAGCTTCTTGCTGAGGTTCGAGGTCTGGCTCAGGGTGGCGCATTCGGTAGCATCATGGGACGAAACGCTTTTCAGCGCCCGAAGAACGAGTCTATTCAGATTCTTCACAAAGTGATGGATATTTTTGCAGGTGCGGCTGAGTAA
- a CDS encoding MFS transporter, which produces MVKFLATRFSPFKHASFRQFFLVQTISMVGTWSHELARAWIVVEMLGRAAALGLLMISVALPASFLILQGGVLVDRLEVRRVMIITRSILAISSLILAALTEFGHIQLWQLIVFGIIEGTVMSLDSPAEQALRARLVPRSDFQQAIALSSSNFHLARMLGPLVAGFLMAHGGPSLVFLFDGLSYFGLLFVLAKIDLQPPLHKVAPHGTSQLSAISEGFRYLKNNRSIRYRLIQLLLTICFVFPIMMVIFRTFVRQKFDLSGAEFGYVFSLPAFGALAGALTFAFWKPIKPINTLQLSIPMGILSLISVPFMPTTTTTSLAMTVNGFFSYLTFASLTVSIHLDLQEEYRGRISSLIGMCFISIGPIMCLPVGVLGDHLGFNSTVLILAGIFALLSAQLALLHWRSLRRIGPI; this is translated from the coding sequence ATGGTTAAGTTCCTAGCAACTCGCTTTTCGCCATTTAAGCACGCCAGTTTTCGCCAATTTTTTTTGGTTCAAACAATTTCCATGGTCGGGACATGGTCTCATGAGCTGGCTCGTGCCTGGATCGTCGTGGAGATGCTCGGAAGAGCCGCTGCTTTGGGGCTGCTCATGATTTCCGTCGCATTGCCGGCCTCTTTTCTTATCCTCCAAGGCGGTGTTCTTGTCGATCGGCTCGAAGTCCGACGAGTGATGATTATTACACGGTCGATTCTTGCGATCTCCTCTCTCATTCTCGCGGCACTCACCGAATTCGGTCATATTCAACTCTGGCAGCTGATTGTATTTGGAATTATCGAAGGAACTGTCATGTCCTTGGACTCGCCTGCCGAACAGGCGCTTCGCGCCAGACTTGTCCCCCGATCGGACTTTCAACAGGCCATTGCCCTGTCTTCATCCAACTTTCACCTCGCAAGAATGCTGGGGCCATTGGTCGCCGGTTTTTTGATGGCTCATGGTGGTCCGTCTCTTGTTTTCCTGTTTGACGGACTGTCCTATTTTGGCCTCCTCTTCGTTCTTGCGAAGATCGATCTCCAGCCCCCACTTCACAAAGTTGCGCCCCACGGAACATCTCAACTTTCCGCCATCTCTGAAGGTTTTCGTTATCTCAAAAACAATCGCTCCATTCGCTATCGATTGATACAGCTCCTTCTCACGATTTGTTTTGTCTTTCCCATCATGATGGTCATCTTCCGCACTTTCGTGCGCCAGAAATTTGACCTTTCAGGTGCCGAGTTCGGCTACGTTTTTAGCCTGCCAGCCTTTGGAGCTCTGGCTGGAGCGCTGACCTTTGCTTTCTGGAAGCCTATAAAACCGATCAACACCCTTCAGTTAAGCATTCCGATGGGCATCTTGTCCCTTATTTCTGTTCCTTTCATGCCAACCACCACCACCACCTCATTGGCTATGACTGTGAATGGTTTTTTTAGCTATTTGACCTTTGCCTCTCTAACCGTGAGCATTCATTTGGACCTCCAAGAGGAGTATCGGGGGCGAATTAGCTCTCTCATTGGCATGTGTTTCATCAGTATAGGGCCAATCATGTGTCTTCCCGTTGGGGTTCTAGGCGATCATCTTGGCTTCAACTCAACCGTGTTAATTTTGGCAGGAATATTCGCCTTACTCAGTGCCCAACTCGCTCTCCTGCATTGGCGCTCTCTTCGGCGAATAGGTCCCATTTAG
- a CDS encoding NifU family protein, translating into MQIQFDQTPNPATMKFSFGRQIADESAEFLSAGQTKRSPLAAKIFGFPWVAGFFIGADFVTVTKQDWVDWDIIAEPLASLLEEHVLSGEAVLLPEVVTPKNDDSEQVRLIKQIFSDEIQPAVAMDGGDISFHKYEDQIVYVYMRGSCSGCPSSMITLKDGVEARLKSSIPEIKEVIAL; encoded by the coding sequence ATTCAAATTCAGTTTGACCAAACGCCAAATCCGGCAACAATGAAGTTTTCATTTGGTCGGCAGATAGCCGACGAATCAGCCGAATTTTTGAGTGCAGGGCAAACCAAGCGCTCGCCTCTGGCTGCTAAGATCTTTGGCTTTCCCTGGGTTGCAGGCTTTTTTATTGGGGCCGACTTCGTCACAGTCACAAAACAGGATTGGGTTGATTGGGATATTATTGCAGAGCCTTTGGCAAGCCTTCTCGAGGAACATGTCCTCAGCGGCGAAGCTGTTCTTTTGCCCGAAGTGGTGACTCCCAAAAACGATGATTCAGAACAGGTGAGATTGATTAAACAAATCTTTTCCGATGAGATTCAGCCGGCTGTTGCAATGGATGGGGGAGATATCTCATTTCATAAATACGAAGATCAGATTGTTTACGTCTATATGAGAGGGTCTTGCTCTGGTTGTCCAAGTTCAATGATCACCCTTAAAGATGGAGTAGAAGCACGACTCAAATCATCAATACCTGAAATCAA